The genome window GAAGCCGAGGAAACGGCCAGTGAGGATCAGGATCGCGACGGCTTCGACTTGTGAGGCCGACGCGGACTGACTGTCATAGTTGACGAAGTTGGCCTTGTCGCGATGGATCGCATACCGATGGTTGACCACTTCGTATTGACGTAACACGTCTGGGGTGATGTCGCTCGCATTGAACAGCGGGTGTCCTACAGCACAGTAGGCGTGGGCCTTTTCCTCATACAGCGGGAAATAATCGAACTCTTCACGCCGTTGATACACCGGCACGATACCGACGATCAGCCGCCCTTCGACCACGCCGCGTTCAACTTCGTCCAATTGCGAGGCATGTAGGCGCAATCTAATTTTCGGCGACTCGCTATGTAATTTCCCCAGCGCAGTAATGAGCGGGGAATTAACGTCGGACACGGTGTTATCAATTACACCCACACTAAGGTCGCCAATAAGCTCGTTTTGCGCCGAACTAAGCTTGTCGCGAAAACTGTCTACCGAGGTAAATAACTCGATGGACGCCTGATACACCAACTTGCCTTCTTCGGTCAGGCCAAACCCTTCTCGGCCCCGCGTGCACAGGCGCATGCCGATGCGAATCTCAAGGTCGGAAATCTGTTTGCTGATGGCCGCCAAGCCCACGTTCAGCTCGTTTTGCGCGGCGCTGAAGCCGCCGGCTTCGACCACGGCCATGAACACGCGCAGCAATTTGAAGTCCAGCCCGCTCAGTTGCAGGGGCGGTCTTGTGCCGGGTTTGGGTGGCAGGTTTCCAGAAGTGGAAAGTGGAGTTTCCATAATACGCGTTGACCTCAAGTGCCATATTCAACAGGCTTCAACCCAATCCTTGAACATAGCCAGGCGGCGATAATGAACATAAACATCCGCCCTTGGCAACCTTGAATACGGCGCGTCAGACGCTGGTTCAGTCTAGTTGAAAACTTATTTTTACTGCCTCCGACTCTTCTAAAAACAAGCGTGAGGAACATCCATGTCCCAGCCCACCGACCGCCTTTGGGGCGCTCGTTTCAAGACCGGCCCGTCTGC of Pseudomonas azotoformans contains these proteins:
- a CDS encoding LysR family transcriptional regulator, with translation METPLSTSGNLPPKPGTRPPLQLSGLDFKLLRVFMAVVEAGGFSAAQNELNVGLAAISKQISDLEIRIGMRLCTRGREGFGLTEEGKLVYQASIELFTSVDSFRDKLSSAQNELIGDLSVGVIDNTVSDVNSPLITALGKLHSESPKIRLRLHASQLDEVERGVVEGRLIVGIVPVYQRREEFDYFPLYEEKAHAYCAVGHPLFNASDITPDVLRQYEVVNHRYAIHRDKANFVNYDSQSASASQVEAVAILILTGRFLGFLPEHYATPLVREGRLRALCPEQVHLSTAFNLILRHNAPRSPMVKAFATALGVDLKATT